Proteins from a genomic interval of Halomonas alkaliantarctica:
- the cydD gene encoding thiol reductant ABC exporter subunit CydD, with amino-acid sequence MVTEEALSLTPRSWLQTLAKGERKRLLGSALCGVLAGSQTIVVVVGLAWLIDQLVVHGRPPSALLPIFSLLVACVLLRAAFQWGHETLSLEAGLRIRQRARAQMLDKLSVLGPVWLTSQHSGSLANQAVEHIEALEGYFARFYPQLRITLCLPLLILAVAGWLDYLVALFLLLSAPLIPLFMALVGMGAERLNRDQFVAVSRLSAHFIDRVRGMTTLQLFGRTSAAQQDVWYATDGYRRLSMRTLRLAFLSSAVLEFFSSVAIAVVAMYVGFGLLGYIEYGPSTSLTLFSGLAVLLLAPEFFQPLRTLSQHYHDRAAALGAAESVVNILNQPSLMSEQRYLTPLSASSAIELTAACVAYPSRGQVIGPIDLTVLHGEVVALSGTSGSGKSTLLALLAGFIAPSAGEYRRQAESHFAWLDQQPCLLHGSLIDNLRLAAPAATREEMLAALQRAGFGPLLTQLPEGLDTLIGERGVGLSGGQAQRLALARVYLSNAPLVLLDEPTASLDQETEQFVMAALLELAQEGRTLVIATHHPTVIAVAHRHLAFEQGELVEVAS; translated from the coding sequence ATGGTAACTGAAGAAGCGCTTTCTCTTACGCCGCGCAGTTGGTTGCAAACGTTGGCTAAGGGAGAGCGCAAACGCCTGCTAGGTTCAGCGCTTTGCGGCGTACTGGCAGGTAGTCAAACGATTGTTGTGGTGGTTGGTCTGGCTTGGCTTATTGATCAGCTCGTAGTGCACGGTCGACCACCCAGCGCTCTATTACCGATATTCTCCCTGCTCGTGGCCTGTGTGCTATTACGCGCTGCCTTTCAGTGGGGGCATGAAACGTTAAGCCTGGAAGCAGGCCTGCGAATTCGACAGCGTGCCAGAGCTCAGATGTTGGATAAACTGTCGGTCTTAGGCCCGGTTTGGCTTACCAGTCAGCACAGCGGCTCTCTGGCCAATCAGGCGGTTGAGCACATAGAGGCGCTGGAAGGCTATTTCGCGCGTTTTTACCCCCAGCTGCGAATTACGCTCTGCTTGCCGCTATTGATACTGGCGGTGGCGGGTTGGCTGGATTATCTGGTGGCGCTTTTCCTACTGCTTTCTGCACCGCTTATTCCGCTGTTTATGGCACTGGTTGGCATGGGCGCGGAACGCCTTAATCGCGATCAGTTTGTTGCGGTATCGCGATTGTCTGCGCATTTTATTGATCGAGTGCGTGGCATGACGACCTTGCAGTTATTCGGTCGAACGTCAGCTGCCCAGCAGGATGTGTGGTATGCCACCGACGGCTATCGGCGTCTTAGCATGCGTACTCTTCGCTTGGCCTTTCTCTCATCGGCAGTGCTGGAGTTTTTCTCCTCGGTCGCGATTGCGGTTGTGGCCATGTATGTCGGTTTCGGCCTGCTTGGCTACATCGAGTACGGGCCGTCAACATCGTTGACGCTTTTTTCGGGCCTAGCGGTGTTGCTGCTCGCGCCTGAATTTTTTCAGCCCTTACGTACGCTTTCCCAGCACTACCATGATCGCGCGGCGGCACTAGGTGCCGCCGAAAGCGTGGTGAATATCCTCAATCAGCCAAGCTTGATGAGCGAACAACGTTATCTGACTCCGCTGTCGGCTAGCTCAGCTATTGAATTAACAGCTGCTTGCGTTGCTTACCCTAGCCGCGGCCAAGTGATTGGTCCTATCGATCTCACGGTTCTACATGGTGAAGTAGTGGCGCTCAGCGGTACTTCCGGAAGCGGGAAGTCTACGCTGCTGGCATTGCTTGCGGGTTTCATCGCTCCAAGCGCCGGCGAGTACCGTCGACAAGCAGAGAGCCACTTTGCCTGGCTGGATCAGCAGCCCTGCCTTCTGCATGGCAGCTTGATTGATAACCTACGCTTGGCGGCCCCTGCGGCTACCCGCGAAGAAATGCTCGCCGCACTGCAGCGCGCTGGTTTCGGGCCGCTGTTAACACAGCTTCCCGAGGGGCTGGATACGTTAATCGGCGAGCGAGGAGTGGGGTTGTCGGGTGGCCAAGCCCAGCGGCTGGCCCTCGCACGCGTGTACCTTAGCAATGCACCGCTGGTGCTGTTAGATGAGCCGACGGCAAGTTTAGACCAAGAGACAGAGCAGTTCGTTATGGCCGCTTTGCTTGAGCTCGCTCAAGAGGGACGCACCCTGGTCATAGCGACCCACCATCCGACCGTGATCGCCGTCGCTCATCGGCATCTGGCTTTTGAGCAGGGCGAATTGGTAGAGGTGGCCTCATGA
- the cydB gene encoding cytochrome d ubiquinol oxidase subunit II, which produces MEMFDLTLVWAFIIGFGIMMYVLMDGFDLGLGILYPFAPDEDARDVMMNSVAPIWDGNETWLVLGGAGLLGAFPLVYSVFLPALYIGVFLMLAGLIFRGVAFEFRFKSRRNRRWWNRAFCWGSAVAAFAQGAVVGAYIQGFPVENFAYVGGAFDWLTPFSVLTGLGLMAGYALLGATWLILKSEGHVQDWAYKITPLLLALVLFVFAVISLWTPFVNPRVWERWFGNIQLIWVFPFAALACAFVVFRSVQKRREGVPFLATIGIYVFTYLGLIVSKWPVIVPPDYTLWDAASSPESQLFLLVGMVFVIPIILTYTAWTYWVFRGKVRVGEGYH; this is translated from the coding sequence ATGGAAATGTTTGATCTAACGTTAGTTTGGGCCTTCATCATCGGTTTCGGCATCATGATGTATGTGCTGATGGACGGATTTGATTTGGGGTTGGGCATTCTCTACCCCTTTGCTCCCGATGAGGATGCCCGGGATGTGATGATGAATTCGGTGGCGCCAATATGGGATGGCAACGAAACATGGCTGGTGCTAGGTGGCGCTGGTTTGCTGGGCGCTTTCCCGCTGGTTTATTCAGTGTTCTTGCCCGCTCTTTACATCGGCGTCTTCTTAATGCTGGCAGGCTTGATCTTCCGCGGCGTGGCCTTTGAGTTTCGCTTTAAATCCCGCCGTAACCGCCGCTGGTGGAACCGCGCTTTCTGCTGGGGGTCGGCGGTTGCCGCCTTTGCACAAGGTGCCGTGGTAGGGGCCTATATCCAGGGCTTTCCGGTTGAGAATTTCGCCTATGTGGGCGGTGCCTTTGACTGGCTAACGCCGTTCTCAGTGCTGACGGGGCTTGGCCTGATGGCAGGCTACGCGCTGCTAGGGGCGACGTGGCTAATCCTCAAATCAGAGGGCCATGTGCAGGATTGGGCCTATAAAATCACTCCGCTGTTGCTGGCGCTGGTGCTGTTTGTTTTCGCCGTGATTAGCCTCTGGACGCCGTTTGTTAATCCTAGGGTGTGGGAGCGCTGGTTCGGCAATATTCAACTAATTTGGGTTTTTCCATTTGCTGCCTTGGCCTGTGCTTTTGTGGTCTTCCGTTCGGTACAGAAACGTCGTGAAGGGGTGCCTTTCCTGGCCACTATCGGCATTTATGTCTTCACCTATCTAGGCCTGATTGTAAGTAAATGGCCGGTGATCGTACCGCCGGATTATACCCTTTGGGATGCTGCTTCCTCGCCGGAGTCACAGCTGTTCCTGCTAGTAGGTATGGTGTTCGTTATCCCGATTATATTGACCTATACCGCCTGGACCTATTGGGTATTCCGCGGCAAAGTGCGTGTAGGCGAGGGATACCACTGA